The Schistocerca cancellata isolate TAMUIC-IGC-003103 chromosome 4, iqSchCanc2.1, whole genome shotgun sequence genome contains a region encoding:
- the LOC126184148 gene encoding uncharacterized protein LOC126184148: MGKTQIWEKRKYGKYANMAKTHIWERRKYGKNANIGKTQILERRKYGKHANMGQKANMGKTQICEKSKYGKNANMGKTQIWEKRNYGKYANMAKTQIWERRKYGKIANMAKTQIWEKRKYGKNENMGKTKNGNRLTCERKYRKNGFMGRSQLWEERNYGKNANMGRTQIWEERKYGKNASMGRTQIWEKRKYAKNANMGKTQIWEKRKYGKNAKIWEKRKYGKNAKIWEKRKYGKNANMEKRKYRKNAVMAKTQIWEKRKYC; encoded by the exons atgggaaaaacgcaaatatgggaaaaacgcaaatatggcaaatacgcaaatatggcaaaaacgcacatatgggaaagacgcaaatatgggaaaaacgcaaatataggaaagacgcaaatattggaaagacgcaaatatgggaaacacgcaaatatgggacaaaaggcaaatatgggaaaaacgcaaatatgtgaaaaaagcaaatatgggaaaaacgcaaatatgggaaaaacgcaaatatgggaaaaacgcaattatggcaaatacgcaaatatggcaaaaacgcaaatatgggaaagacgcaaatatggcaaaatcgcaaatatggcaaaaacgcaaatatgggaaaaacgcaaatatgggaaaaacgaaaatatgggaaaaacgaaaaatgGGAATAGattaacttgtg aacgcaaatatcggAAGAACGGATTTATGGGAAGATCGCAATTATGGGAAGAACGCaattatgggaagaacgcaaatatgggaagaacgcaaatatgggaagaacgcaagtACGGGAAGAACGCaagtatgggaagaacgcaaatatgggaaaaacgcaagtatgcgaaaaacgcaaatatgggaaaaacgcaaatatgggaaaaacgcaaatatgggaaaaacgcaaaaatatgggagaaacgcaaatatgggaaaaacgcaaaaatatgggaaaaacgcaaatatgggaaaaacgcaaatatggaaaaacgcaaatataggaaaaacgcagttatggcaaaaacgcaaatatgggaaaaacgcaaatattgctaA
- the LOC126184147 gene encoding uncharacterized protein LOC126184147, with protein MAKTQIWQKRKYGKNANEPKTQIWQKSKYGTNTNMGKTQIWRKRKYGKDLNMAKTQIWQRRKYGKDANMAKTQIWQRCKYSKDANMGKTQILERRKYGKHANMGNTQMWEIRKYGTKGKYGKNANMGKTQIWEKGKYGKNANMRKTQIWEKRKYGKNAKMGEDKLVQIWEKRKDGKNANMANTQIWQKRKYGKEVNMAMTQIWQRRKYGKDANMAKTQIWERRKERKDANMGKTQIGEKRKYGKNANIGRTQISEKRKYWKNAKRGKTHIWK; from the exons atggcaaaaacgcaaatatggcaaaaacgcaaatatggcaaaaacgcaaatgagccaaaaacgcaaatatggcaaaaaagcaaatatggcacaaacacaaatatgggaaaaacgcaaatatggcgaaaacgcaaatatggcaaagacctaaatatggcaaagacgcaaatatggcaaagacgcaaatacggaaaagacgcaaatatggcaaagacgcaaatatggcaaagatgcaaatatagcaaagacgcaaatatgggaaagacgcaaatattggaaagacgcaaatatgggaaacatgcaaatatgggaaacacgcaaatgtgggaaatacgcaaatatgggacaaaaggcaaatatgggaaaaacgcaaatatgggaaaaacgcaaatatgggaaaaaggcaaatatggtaaaaatgcaaatatgagaaaaacgcaaatatgggaaaaacgcaaatatgggaaaaatgcaaaaatgggagaagataaacttgtg caaatatgggaaaaacgcaaagatgggaaaaacgcaaatatggcaaatacgcaaatatggcaaaaacgcaaatatggcaaagaagtAAATATGGcaatgacgcaaatatggcaaagacgcaaatatggaaaagacgcaaatatggcaaagacgcaaatatgggaaagacgcaaagaaaggaaagacgcaaatatgggaaagacacaaataggggaaaaacgcaaatatggaaaaaacgcaaatatcggaagaacacaaatatcggaaaaacgcaaatattggaaaaacgcaaaaaggggaaaaacgcatatatggaaataa